Proteins from a single region of Limibacter armeniacum:
- a CDS encoding TonB-dependent receptor — MYNIYRNYFLLIAMLLLGQVTYAQKLAGVKGKIVDDNGPLPSAMVLIKGTNKGTTTDLEGHFQLGVDKAGNYTLEIAFLGYKSIEKQITITDNQLLDIGTISMVEDASELTEVVVMGSMKASEAKALSVQRASLNIKNVLSTDGIGKLPDRNAAEAVQRIAGVSIERDQGEGRFVAVRGLPADWSSATINGDRIPAAEEETGSRASAFDFFPSDLIEMVEVSKAITPDMEADAMGGSVNFITKTAPDSRTLNVTLGGGANQKAAGGIYSANVLYGDRSKNGKFGYILNGTIWDRAWATDNYEPRRKSDGVYRLELRDYDGRRRTVGFNGGMEYNFNENSKITARGVYGTLNDHETHFKHRLRFDKIDTDTGEGRVELQHIDNILITEMWGAELAGDHKLNSKTKVDWKLSSYDNQFYYGDIPDGQDNSYFLAQFNQSGVPMNVGMLESGDDNKNRLQFTPDGGQFTLENLDQVLGDDFQVDPSQMKLATFGIYRVAKRDRDRIVAQANIESNLSDIFTLKAGLKFRDKLRTESFSDEYYEYTGTEEITMANVDEFLGKAAGSSLQDQPGKNDYMSELNSSFSQNFSKVLDLETTHELYVKLRDAGQLKLLEDDSGLLSNGGAIGRNFEVHEQHISGYVMGTYKPTTKLTLIGGLRMTQTLTTLEGYNLVDGEVQPTTVENNYLSLLPMLHAKFQPSNMTNLRFAVTRTFARPSFWQMAPGGSYMSFDNIYTGGNPELKPTYSWNFDLMAEHFFGNVGVISGGVFAKSIADPVFTSTRKGDVLTYKNIEITAPDNGDNAWLAGVEANVSRQFDFLPGFLSGFGINANATFMKSEMTIPLDDGEVRETAIPRQADALYNIALYYEKGGFNARLAWNHKGAYIMEHGSSDAQDEIYGAYTTMDFTTSYKVSDKVMIFAEMNNLLNEPMTYYLGEEGRPLQVEYYGIRGQMGVKISLF, encoded by the coding sequence ATGTACAACATTTACAGGAACTACTTCCTCTTGATAGCCATGCTGCTATTAGGACAGGTTACTTATGCCCAAAAACTGGCGGGAGTCAAAGGTAAAATAGTGGACGATAATGGTCCGTTACCTAGCGCCATGGTATTGATAAAAGGAACCAACAAAGGCACTACTACCGACTTGGAAGGACACTTTCAGTTAGGAGTAGACAAAGCCGGAAACTATACATTGGAGATTGCATTTCTAGGTTATAAATCCATAGAAAAACAAATAACCATCACAGACAACCAGCTGCTAGATATAGGGACCATCTCAATGGTTGAGGATGCCAGTGAATTGACCGAGGTAGTTGTAATGGGTTCCATGAAAGCTTCAGAAGCCAAGGCACTTTCTGTACAGAGAGCATCCCTGAATATCAAGAATGTGCTCTCAACGGATGGTATCGGTAAGCTTCCAGACAGAAATGCAGCTGAGGCAGTACAACGTATTGCTGGCGTTTCGATTGAACGTGACCAAGGTGAGGGGCGTTTTGTAGCAGTACGTGGTCTTCCGGCAGACTGGTCTTCAGCCACCATCAACGGTGACCGTATTCCAGCAGCTGAGGAAGAAACAGGTTCTCGTGCATCCGCTTTTGACTTTTTCCCTTCTGACCTAATTGAAATGGTCGAAGTCTCAAAAGCTATCACACCAGACATGGAGGCAGACGCAATGGGCGGTAGCGTGAACTTTATCACTAAAACAGCACCTGACAGCAGAACCCTGAATGTTACACTTGGTGGTGGTGCCAACCAAAAAGCAGCAGGTGGCATCTACTCTGCCAACGTACTATATGGCGATAGGTCAAAGAATGGAAAATTCGGTTATATCCTGAATGGAACCATCTGGGACAGAGCTTGGGCAACGGACAACTATGAGCCAAGAAGAAAATCTGACGGTGTGTACAGACTGGAACTAAGAGACTATGACGGCAGAAGAAGAACTGTTGGCTTCAACGGTGGTATGGAGTACAACTTCAATGAGAACAGCAAGATAACAGCAAGAGGAGTTTATGGTACTTTGAATGATCATGAAACACACTTCAAACACAGGTTACGTTTTGATAAAATCGATACTGATACAGGAGAAGGCAGAGTGGAGCTACAACACATTGACAACATCCTAATCACAGAGATGTGGGGAGCCGAATTGGCAGGTGACCACAAGCTGAACAGCAAGACAAAAGTGGACTGGAAACTGTCAAGCTACGATAACCAATTCTACTATGGTGATATCCCTGACGGACAGGATAATTCTTACTTCCTCGCGCAATTCAACCAGAGCGGTGTTCCAATGAATGTAGGCATGTTGGAAAGTGGGGATGACAATAAGAACAGACTTCAGTTCACGCCTGACGGAGGACAATTCACGCTGGAAAACCTGGATCAGGTATTGGGTGATGACTTTCAGGTAGACCCTTCTCAAATGAAATTGGCTACTTTCGGTATTTACCGTGTGGCAAAACGTGACAGGGACCGTATCGTTGCACAAGCCAATATTGAATCCAACCTTTCGGATATATTTACCTTGAAGGCAGGATTAAAATTCAGAGACAAGCTAAGAACAGAGTCTTTCTCAGATGAATACTATGAATACACCGGTACAGAGGAAATCACGATGGCCAATGTGGATGAGTTCTTGGGTAAAGCCGCAGGAAGCAGCCTTCAGGATCAGCCAGGCAAAAATGACTACATGAGTGAACTCAATAGCTCATTCAGCCAGAACTTCTCTAAAGTACTGGACCTTGAAACAACACACGAGCTGTATGTCAAACTGAGGGATGCAGGACAACTGAAGCTGTTGGAAGATGATTCAGGGTTGCTATCAAATGGTGGTGCAATAGGCCGTAACTTTGAAGTGCACGAACAGCATATCTCAGGTTATGTGATGGGCACTTACAAGCCAACAACAAAACTGACACTGATTGGCGGCCTAAGGATGACACAAACCCTCACAACGCTTGAAGGCTACAATCTTGTGGACGGCGAGGTACAGCCAACAACCGTTGAAAACAACTACTTGTCTTTACTGCCAATGCTGCACGCCAAGTTCCAGCCTAGCAATATGACCAACTTGAGATTTGCCGTAACAAGAACATTTGCACGCCCTTCATTCTGGCAGATGGCTCCGGGTGGTTCATACATGTCGTTTGACAATATCTACACTGGAGGTAATCCTGAGTTGAAACCCACTTACTCTTGGAACTTTGACCTGATGGCAGAGCATTTCTTTGGTAATGTTGGTGTGATCTCAGGTGGTGTATTTGCAAAGAGCATAGCAGACCCTGTCTTTACCTCTACACGCAAAGGAGATGTATTGACTTATAAAAACATTGAAATCACAGCACCAGACAATGGCGACAATGCATGGTTGGCAGGTGTAGAGGCCAATGTTTCAAGACAGTTTGATTTTCTTCCAGGCTTCCTGAGCGGTTTCGGCATCAATGCAAACGCTACATTTATGAAGTCTGAAATGACCATCCCACTGGATGATGGGGAGGTAAGGGAAACAGCAATCCCTCGTCAGGCAGATGCCCTGTACAACATTGCCCTTTACTATGAAAAAGGTGGCTTTAATGCACGCCTAGCTTGGAACCATAAAGGTGCCTATATCATGGAGCATGGTAGCAGTGATGCACAGGATGAGATCTACGGCGCCTACACCACAATGGACTTTACCACTTCATACAAGGTATCAGACAAGGTGATGATCTTTGCCGAGATGAATAACCTGCTGAATGAGCCGATGACCTATTACCTTGGCGAAGAAGGCAGGCCATTGCAAGTAGAATATTATGGCATCAGAGGACAAATGGGCGTAAAAATCTCGTTGTTCTAA
- a CDS encoding TIGR03364 family FAD-dependent oxidoreductase has protein sequence MKKDIIIIGAGIAGQALALAEAKKGNKVTVFDRTSQPVGASVRNFGMVWPIGQPEGVFYEVALRSRQIWKELIAATGIYSDQIGSLHLGYRDDEWDVLQEFYQAYQDGPYELELVEAGKIDKYSNAVKKENLKGGVFSKTEVIVDPREALRTFPSYLSEQLGVTFHWNTLVKEVGDSKVTTSDGRIFVADQIYVCSGPDLETLYPEIYTSWGVTKCKLQMMRTVAQPNNWRLGPALAAGLTLTHYKAFDKCPSLGKLKSRIEEEMPLYPKYGIHVMASQTGLGELTLGDSHEYGLTHDPFDRMEINQLVLDYLKTFLDAPTFALQESWHGIYPKSTTGKTVLIAQPEENIILMNALGGAGMTLSFGVADRIANGNWDDLI, from the coding sequence ATGAAAAAGGATATCATAATTATTGGTGCTGGTATAGCAGGACAGGCTTTGGCACTGGCTGAAGCTAAGAAAGGTAATAAGGTTACCGTATTTGACAGGACTTCTCAACCTGTTGGCGCATCTGTCAGGAACTTCGGAATGGTATGGCCTATTGGACAGCCAGAAGGTGTTTTTTATGAGGTAGCACTGAGATCAAGGCAAATATGGAAAGAGCTGATTGCTGCTACAGGGATCTACTCAGACCAGATAGGAAGCTTACACCTTGGCTATCGTGATGATGAGTGGGATGTCCTGCAGGAGTTCTATCAAGCCTATCAGGATGGACCTTATGAGTTGGAATTGGTTGAGGCAGGCAAGATTGACAAATATTCAAATGCGGTCAAGAAGGAAAACCTGAAGGGTGGTGTATTCAGCAAGACAGAGGTGATTGTAGACCCAAGAGAGGCACTGCGAACTTTTCCTTCCTACTTGTCTGAGCAACTTGGCGTAACGTTTCATTGGAATACTTTAGTGAAGGAAGTGGGTGACAGTAAGGTGACGACTTCTGATGGAAGAATCTTTGTGGCTGACCAGATTTATGTTTGCAGCGGTCCAGATCTTGAGACGCTTTACCCTGAAATTTATACCTCATGGGGTGTTACCAAATGTAAGTTGCAGATGATGCGTACAGTTGCGCAGCCAAACAACTGGAGGCTTGGACCTGCTTTGGCTGCTGGCTTGACACTGACACATTATAAGGCGTTTGATAAGTGTCCTTCCTTGGGTAAGCTGAAAAGCAGAATTGAAGAAGAGATGCCCCTGTACCCGAAATATGGCATCCACGTGATGGCTTCACAAACAGGACTGGGTGAGTTGACATTGGGAGACTCTCACGAATATGGTCTGACACACGATCCGTTTGACCGTATGGAAATCAACCAACTTGTTTTGGATTATCTGAAGACTTTCCTTGATGCTCCTACTTTCGCCTTACAGGAGTCATGGCATGGTATATATCCTAAATCTACAACTGGAAAAACAGTGCTGATCGCACAGCCTGAAGAAAATATTATCCTGATGAACGCTTTGGGAGGTGCGGGGATGACGCTCTCATTTGGAGTAGCTGACCGTATCGCCAATGGGAATTGGGATGATTTGATTTGA